CTGGATACTGGATTAAAATTAATAATAACCACTTCTCTCCATATTGATGCTTGTATATTTTCACGGACACATCTTCGCTGATTTTCTCTATATTTTTCCAAAATAAAAACGAACAGATGCGTCCTTTTATTTGGAGTAGCGGGCATGATAGCCTCGTCTGATGATGCCAATGTTGGAACATCCGGTTTCTCAGCAGGGAGTCATACCCACTGAAGCTCCATGCCACGCGTCATGGCCCAACTCATTTTTAAAAGGCCAAGTTTAAATACATGATTATTTTTTCATCCAAAAATTTACATAAATGAACTATTATGTTTATTTGTTTTAAATAATTAGTCATAAATAATTATATAAAAAATTATTTAAAAGAGCAATTAACGAATATTTTGAAGGATTCAAACCTTGTTGACAAAAAATTTTCATCAAAATTCTCTGAACAGATTATTTTTTCATCAGAATTAAGAATACGATGCTTGCTGCAACATCTTTCGCTCCACCAGGTCTTCTCAAAGGAATAAGCCTCAATTTATTCATCGGATCTTTCTTATTCCTATAAAATACAGGCATCCAGATCGGAATGCCTGTTCAGTAAAGTGATATGAAACTAATCCATGTGTGAACCACCATTAATATCTATTTCTTCACCAGTAATATAGGATGCTTCTTCTGAAGCTAAGAATGCGATGGTTGCCGCAACTTCTTCCGTTTCACCAGGTCTTCCCATAGGTATGCCTGCTATAACTTCCTTTGCCTGATTCTCAGGAAGAGACTTCCATATGTCCGTATTCACAAGTCCTGGTGCAACACAGTTTACTGTTATTCCATCAAGTGCAACCTCGCGGGCAAGATTCTTGGAAAACCCTAACACCGCTGCCTTTGAAGCGGAATAGTGTGCCCCGCCAAATACTCCTCCTCCTCGTTTTGCTGATACCGAGGAAAGACTTACAATCCTACCATACTTTTGCTTTTTCATTGTTTCTAGTACTGCTTGGGTGCATAAGAATAATCCAAACATATTCACATTAAATATTCTTGTTATATCCTCAAGTGTCATATCTTGAATAGTAACTTTTTGTGAAATTCCTGCGTTATTTACAAGGATATCGATCCGTCCATATGTTTCAAGTACCTTCTCCACCATGGCATCAACAGATTCTTTGCTGGTTACATTTAATTCTACCCCTAAAACTTTTCCGCCAGCTTCTGTGATAGCATTAACCGTATCTTGAACCCCGTCCATATTAATATCAGCGACAACAACTGCTGCCCCCTGTTTTGCAAGTGTTAAAGCAATAGTACGCCCAATCCCTTTTTTGGAACCGCTGCCAGTAACGATCGCTACTTTATTATCTAATTTAAACACTTTGGATTCACTCCTCCTGATTTATTCATTCCTTATTTAAGCATTTCCTTCGCCGTTTTTACGATATTTTCGATTGTAATTCCATTAAGCTCTAACAGCATTTCATATGGAGCGGACTGTCCGAATTGATCTTGCACTCCTATTCTTCTTACAATACCCCTTCCTTCTTCTGCAATTACTTCACAGACTGCACTTCCAAGACCATTTAAAATATTATGATCTTCAACCGTAATGATTTTTCCAATATTTAGACATTCAACAACTGCTTCCCGATCCAGAGGTTTAATCGTATGCATGTCTAACAGCTTTACAGAAATACCGTCTTTCTCCAATTGTTTTGCTGCTTCTATTGCGAGATACACGGTATCACCATTCGCAACAATCGCTATATCTTTACCGTCCTTGATCTTCTTTGCTTTCCCAATAGTAAATTCTTCATTTTCATCATATATAATCGGAACTGCATCCCTGGTAAAACGCAGGTACACCGGTCCATAAATTTCCGCTGCTTGTTCTACTAATTTTCTGGTAGAATAATAGTCAGCACCCATAATAACAGTCATATTCGGAATCGTTCTTAGCACTCCCATGTCCTCTAT
Above is a window of Fodinisporobacter ferrooxydans DNA encoding:
- a CDS encoding transketolase family protein, producing the protein MSVVEKDSLPKKATREAFGDEIVKLGKKNKNIYVVDIDIGKSCKTTEFAKQLPNQHVNVGIAEQNGAGLAAGLATTGKIPFVSTYAVFGSLRMAEQIRQEICYPNLNVKIACSHGGLTPANDGGSHQSIEDMGVLRTIPNMTVIMGADYYSTRKLVEQAAEIYGPVYLRFTRDAVPIIYDENEEFTIGKAKKIKDGKDIAIVANGDTVYLAIEAAKQLEKDGISVKLLDMHTIKPLDREAVVECLNIGKIITVEDHNILNGLGSAVCEVIAEEGRGIVRRIGVQDQFGQSAPYEMLLELNGITIENIVKTAKEMLK
- a CDS encoding SDR family NAD(P)-dependent oxidoreductase — protein: MFKLDNKVAIVTGSGSKKGIGRTIALTLAKQGAAVVVADINMDGVQDTVNAITEAGGKVLGVELNVTSKESVDAMVEKVLETYGRIDILVNNAGISQKVTIQDMTLEDITRIFNVNMFGLFLCTQAVLETMKKQKYGRIVSLSSVSAKRGGGVFGGAHYSASKAAVLGFSKNLAREVALDGITVNCVAPGLVNTDIWKSLPENQAKEVIAGIPMGRPGETEEVAATIAFLASEEASYITGEEIDINGGSHMD